The following proteins come from a genomic window of Gordonia westfalica:
- a CDS encoding glutamate ABC transporter substrate-binding protein — translation MRMSRNTPRAHPRPSRWRGAGLVLAVGALLAGLLSACGSTEPRNLLDSVRDGSVVLGVKFDQPGLGLYEPDGNVTGFDASVATYVVNHIADDLGVAHPEITWRETPSARREAMIDNGEVDLIAATYSINASRSKKVSFGGPYLQTYQGLMVRADDNSIDELTDLDNGKKLCSVTGSTSAQNVKAQLPTVQLQEYDSYSACVEALRRGKVDALTTDEAILAGYANFWKDEFKLVEMTYLKDACVKDALKSAGSPFSTERYGIGVALGDQASVDAINKALDTMLTPVEGAESPWNADLREALGDKYVDDIIARADRPGSKFPYKPDPGDLEFLDSPSKPCPPGLE, via the coding sequence ATGCGGATGAGCCGGAACACACCACGAGCACACCCGCGTCCGTCCCGATGGCGTGGCGCCGGTCTGGTTCTCGCCGTCGGCGCATTGCTGGCCGGCCTGTTGTCGGCCTGCGGCAGCACCGAGCCCCGTAACCTGCTGGACTCGGTCCGCGACGGATCGGTGGTCCTGGGCGTCAAGTTCGACCAGCCCGGACTCGGCCTGTACGAGCCGGACGGCAACGTCACCGGCTTCGACGCATCGGTCGCCACCTACGTCGTCAACCACATCGCCGACGACCTGGGGGTGGCCCACCCGGAGATCACCTGGCGCGAGACCCCGTCGGCCCGTCGTGAGGCGATGATCGACAACGGCGAGGTGGACCTCATCGCCGCGACCTACTCGATCAATGCGAGCCGCTCCAAGAAGGTGTCCTTCGGTGGCCCGTACCTGCAGACCTACCAGGGCCTGATGGTGCGTGCCGACGACAACTCGATCGACGAGCTCACCGACCTGGACAACGGCAAGAAGCTCTGCTCCGTGACCGGCTCCACGTCGGCACAGAACGTGAAGGCCCAGCTCCCGACGGTGCAGCTGCAAGAGTACGACTCCTACTCGGCGTGTGTCGAGGCGCTGCGCCGCGGCAAGGTCGACGCCCTGACCACCGACGAGGCGATCCTCGCCGGCTACGCCAACTTCTGGAAGGACGAGTTCAAGCTCGTCGAGATGACCTACCTCAAAGACGCCTGCGTCAAGGACGCCCTGAAGTCTGCGGGCAGCCCGTTCTCGACCGAGCGCTACGGCATCGGCGTCGCGCTCGGCGACCAGGCGTCCGTGGACGCGATCAACAAGGCCCTCGACACCATGCTGACGCCGGTCGAGGGAGCCGAGTCACCGTGGAACGCCGACCTGCGTGAGGCCCTCGGCGACAAGTACGTCGACGACATCATCGCCCGCGCGGATCGTCCCGGCTCGAAGTTCCCCTACAAACCCGACCCCGGTGACCTCGAGTTCCTCGATTCGCCATCCAAGCCGTGCCCGCCCGGACTCGAGTGA
- a CDS encoding amino acid ABC transporter permease — MNDASLWESMGPQLWPAFWVTIQLTFYSAIGSLIWGTILAGMRVSPVPVMRAFAGVYVNVVRNTPLTLVVLFCAIGLYQNLGLTFAPTIKSNNFWLAVLAFILYTSTFVCETLRSGFNTVPLGQAEAARSLGLSFTQVFGIIVLPQAIRSVIGPLGSVLIALTKNTTVASVIGVAEAAALMKTEIETFSDQLFVIFGVIAVGFMIITLTEGAVFGYLAKRLAVKR; from the coding sequence ATGAATGACGCCTCTCTGTGGGAGAGCATGGGCCCCCAGCTGTGGCCCGCCTTCTGGGTGACGATCCAGCTCACCTTCTACTCGGCGATCGGTTCCCTGATCTGGGGCACCATCCTCGCCGGGATGCGGGTCTCCCCCGTGCCGGTGATGCGCGCCTTCGCCGGGGTCTACGTGAACGTGGTCCGCAACACCCCGCTGACGCTTGTCGTGCTGTTCTGCGCGATCGGCCTGTACCAGAACCTGGGGCTGACGTTCGCACCGACCATCAAGTCCAACAACTTCTGGCTCGCGGTCCTCGCGTTCATCCTCTACACGTCGACGTTCGTGTGCGAGACGCTCCGGTCCGGCTTCAACACGGTGCCCCTCGGACAGGCCGAGGCGGCCCGCTCCCTGGGACTGTCGTTCACCCAGGTCTTCGGGATCATCGTGTTGCCGCAGGCCATCCGGTCGGTCATCGGCCCGCTGGGCAGCGTGCTGATCGCGCTCACCAAGAACACGACGGTGGCCTCGGTCATCGGTGTCGCGGAGGCCGCGGCCCTGATGAAGACCGAGATCGAGACCTTCTCTGACCAGCTGTTCGTGATCTTCGGCGTGATCGCCGTGGGCTTCATGATCATAACCCTCACCGAGGGCGCCGTCTTCGGCTACCTCGCCAAGCGACTGGCGGTGAAACGATGA
- a CDS encoding amino acid ABC transporter permease, translating to MSAESTVLYDAPGPRARARNRVTAIVFVAILAAIAIYVISVLAANEQFTGEKWSPFVTWSTWTGYILPGLWRTLSAAAVSIVFSLILGAVLGIGRLSDHRWVRAVSGLFVEVFRAIPVLILMVFTWFLFAIYGIFPSSMLAFAAVVTGLTLYNGSVMAEILRSGINSLPKGQTEASMALGLRKSQMMRIVLLPQAITAMMPALISQMVVALKDSALGYIIGYSEVVRSGLLSASRYGNYIPALIVVAIIMILINFGLSNLATYVERRLRQGGRTSTAPADPEKTELAASENMP from the coding sequence ATGAGCGCCGAATCCACCGTTCTCTACGACGCACCCGGACCCCGGGCACGGGCACGAAACCGCGTGACGGCGATCGTGTTCGTCGCGATCCTCGCCGCGATCGCGATCTACGTGATCTCCGTACTCGCCGCCAACGAGCAGTTCACCGGCGAGAAGTGGAGCCCGTTCGTCACCTGGTCCACCTGGACCGGCTACATCCTGCCGGGTCTGTGGCGCACCCTCTCGGCCGCCGCCGTGTCGATCGTCTTCTCGCTGATCCTCGGTGCGGTCCTCGGCATCGGCCGGCTGTCCGACCACCGTTGGGTACGTGCGGTGTCGGGCCTGTTCGTCGAGGTCTTCCGGGCGATCCCGGTGCTCATCCTGATGGTGTTCACCTGGTTCCTGTTCGCCATCTACGGGATTTTCCCGTCGTCGATGCTGGCGTTCGCCGCCGTCGTCACCGGCCTGACCCTCTACAACGGGTCGGTGATGGCCGAGATCCTGCGCTCCGGGATCAACTCGCTGCCGAAGGGCCAGACCGAGGCGTCCATGGCGCTGGGTCTGCGGAAGAGCCAGATGATGCGCATCGTGCTGCTCCCCCAGGCGATCACCGCGATGATGCCCGCGCTGATCTCGCAGATGGTGGTGGCCCTCAAGGACAGCGCACTGGGCTACATCATCGGCTACTCGGAGGTCGTCCGCAGCGGCCTGCTGTCGGCGTCGCGCTACGGCAACTACATCCCGGCGCTGATCGTGGTGGCGATCATCATGATCCTCATCAACTTCGGACTGTCGAACCTCGCCACCTACGTCGAGCGACGCCTACGGCAAGGCGGACGCACGTCCACGGCGCCGGCAGATCCGGAGAAGACCGAACTGGCCGCGTCGGAGAACATGCCCTGA
- a CDS encoding regulatory protein RecX → MNKASDPEQTQKRRDSNPDRKGPSAWDSALRLLGVRARSRQEMRERLTRKGFDTDAVDEVMARLDKHRLLDDTDFAAEWVRSRHLNSGKGRVALRHELRTKGIDESIIVEALSDIDPDDEREIAAGLVARKLTPSVVERVAADRAEREKTLRRLVGFLVRRGYSQSLAFDVVGEALRALDGA, encoded by the coding sequence TTGAACAAGGCATCGGACCCCGAGCAGACGCAGAAGCGTCGGGACAGCAATCCCGACCGAAAGGGACCCAGCGCATGGGATTCCGCGCTACGCCTGCTCGGGGTCCGTGCGCGTTCGCGGCAGGAGATGCGGGAACGTCTGACCCGCAAGGGATTCGACACCGACGCCGTCGACGAGGTGATGGCGCGTCTGGACAAGCATCGACTGCTCGACGACACCGACTTCGCCGCGGAGTGGGTGCGGTCGCGTCACCTGAACTCGGGAAAGGGGCGGGTGGCGCTGCGCCATGAACTCCGCACCAAGGGGATCGACGAATCGATCATCGTCGAGGCGCTGTCCGACATCGATCCCGATGACGAACGCGAGATCGCCGCGGGACTCGTCGCTCGGAAGCTGACGCCGTCGGTCGTCGAACGCGTCGCCGCCGACCGCGCGGAACGAGAGAAGACGCTACGACGCCTGGTCGGATTCCTGGTCCGCCGAGGCTATTCGCAGTCGCTCGCGTTCGACGTGGTCGGGGAGGCGCTCCGCGCCTTGGACGGCGCCTGA
- the recA gene encoding recombinase RecA → MASAPQDREKALDLALAQIDKNFGKGSVMRLGEETRQPIEVIPTGSIALDVALGIGGLPRGRVVEIYGPESSGKTTVALHAVANAQAQGGIAAFIDAEHALDPDYAAKLGVDTDALLVSQPDTGEQALEIADMLIRSGALDILVIDSVAALVPKAEIEGEMGDSHVGLQARLMSQALRKMTGALSQSKTTAIFINQLREKIGVMFGTPETTTGGKALKFYSSVRLDVRRIETLKDGTDAVGNRTRVKVVKNKVAPPFKQAEFDILYGQGISKEGSLIDMGVAEGFIRKSGSWFTYEGDQLGQGKENARKFLLENVDIRDEIEKKIKEKLGVGATVDADDIAPAPVEF, encoded by the coding sequence AGATCGACAAGAACTTCGGCAAGGGTTCGGTCATGCGCCTGGGCGAGGAGACCCGGCAGCCGATCGAGGTCATCCCGACCGGCTCGATCGCACTCGACGTCGCCCTCGGTATCGGTGGTCTGCCCCGCGGCCGCGTCGTCGAGATCTACGGTCCGGAATCCTCGGGTAAGACCACGGTGGCACTGCACGCCGTCGCGAATGCCCAGGCCCAGGGTGGCATCGCCGCCTTCATCGACGCCGAGCACGCGCTCGATCCCGATTACGCCGCCAAGCTCGGTGTCGACACCGATGCGCTGCTGGTGTCCCAGCCCGACACCGGTGAGCAGGCTCTCGAGATCGCCGACATGCTGATCCGTTCGGGCGCTCTGGACATCCTGGTCATCGACTCGGTGGCCGCACTGGTGCCCAAGGCCGAGATCGAGGGCGAGATGGGCGACAGCCATGTCGGCTTGCAGGCCCGCCTGATGAGTCAGGCGCTTCGCAAGATGACCGGTGCGCTCAGCCAGTCCAAGACCACCGCGATCTTCATCAACCAGCTGCGCGAGAAGATCGGCGTCATGTTCGGTACGCCCGAGACCACCACGGGCGGTAAGGCTCTCAAGTTCTACTCGTCGGTGCGTCTCGACGTCCGGCGCATCGAGACCCTCAAGGACGGGACGGACGCCGTCGGTAACCGCACCCGCGTGAAGGTCGTCAAGAACAAGGTCGCACCGCCGTTCAAGCAGGCCGAGTTCGATATCCTCTACGGGCAGGGCATCAGCAAGGAGGGCTCGCTGATCGACATGGGTGTCGCCGAGGGCTTCATCCGCAAGTCCGGCTCGTGGTTCACCTACGAGGGCGATCAGCTCGGTCAGGGCAAGGAGAACGCCCGCAAGTTCCTGCTCGAGAACGTCGACATCCGCGACGAGATCGAGAAGAAGATCAAGGAGAAGCTCGGCGTCGGCGCCACCGTCGACGCCGACGACATAGCCCCCGCGCCGGTCGAGTTCTAA